GTCTCTCATCTGTCTATCCATCGCTGAAGCTTCACCAGACCGTAACCTATAGCATAGCCAACCTAGCACCACAGATTAGACACCGAATCACTATCGTAGCCAGACATCGAACCACCGCCGTAGCCGGACATCGAACCACCATCGCTACCCAgcaacccaaacaaaaaaacccagcaCCACAACCACGACCCATGGCCCATGGCCACATCGACAATGACACCCACAACCCATGGCCAAACCAACGGTGACACCTACAACCCACGGCCAAACCCACAAATCTGATCCCTATAACCAACAAAAACCCATCGGAGCACAACCAACAAAAACCCACCACTGGAGCACAACAACCAACAGAAACCCACTGGAGCACAACGACCAACAAAAACCCACCGAATCACAACCAACAAAAACCCATATCACGAATTCACGACCCACAATCCACAACCGGGCCACAGACTGGAGCACAATCAAACCCAGATAAGTAACAAAGAAGTGAGACAggaaagagagaggaaggaatgaaaaaaatgagagaggacgaataaaaaaaatgttttttatgtttgcCTTCTggacttaaaaataatattttaataaaacggtaaaataataaagttttgagatgctggaggtattgtaaaatggtatggtataaatgataaagtgactttttgagatggtaaaatagagtagaattGTAATTCCCAGTGCGGATGctcttagagcattcccattaaGGATTGCATATGCCaaaagatgctttttttttagcatttagagCATCCGCAGCCCAAATGGTATATTGTATATGTTGAGATATTTTACCATCACAGCCTTCAAATGTTGCTCCAACCTGACTTGCAAAATGTgccaattgtaaaaaattttacaatactgctacagtaccatcttattTGTAGGATGGTACTATAGCAACattgtataaataaaaattattattatattatctctaattcttctctcttcattttctctttttcttactgctctctcttctttttgctctCTGATTCTTCTCATTACCTTCACTCTACACTAAACTTTCATCAACCCAATGGAAATACAATGCAAGCAGTCATCATCCTCCTCGTCTCTCTGATCGGCATGGTGGCGCAATTGAGTTGGAGATCGGCGTGGTGGGTTTCTAGATCAATGGTGGTGGGTCTCCGCATTTTTCCTTCTCCggcaactctctctctctttcatttttccttctcCATGAGGGTCTCTGTGTGGGTCAACAAAATCAACTTCCTTCAAGCTTCCTAGCGGCGGATCCGCTTCCTTCGAGCTTCAACAAAATCAAGCTATCCAGCGGCGAATTGAACAATCCggttttcaaaaattttttttgtgtttgtgggtgAAGATTATGTGGCTTCGCAGTGGTTAGCGATGGAGATTGCGATGGGTTAGTGTTGGGTCGCATGGGTTGTGTGGGTCAGGTGGATTGTGATCTGTGTGGGAGTGGGTTTTGGGTCggtgggtggtggtgggttgattTCAATAGGTGTGATTTTGGTGGGCAACGGCGTGGTCAGTGGATGTAGCGACGTGGGTCTGGTCATGCAACAACTTGGGCAGTAGGTGCAGTGGCGTGGGTTTGCTAGTGATGGCTCCAATGGGTTTGAATGGGTTTAACAGAGGTTTGAATCGGAGCTTCGATGGCTCcgatagtgatttttttttaatgggtttgacCGTGGGttgctatgttttttttttttttttttttttgggtgttgacGATAGATTATGGattgctggtggtggtggtgtcagGTGTGTGTAGTGTAGCGGTGGTGGTGATTGTGGTTCTtgaatagaaagaaagagagagaacgaATAAATAATGTGTGGTATTGTAAATGATGGTAAttgtgggatatattattttattgtgtagcaatattattttaatgagtagaataggaaaataaaagttgggatgctgggagtattgtaaaattgtattatataattgataaagtgactttttgagaTGGCAAAATAAGATAGGATATAATTTCCTATTGGAGTGGATCCAAAAACTTGCTCCATCAAATATTGCATatgctaaaatttttgcaatactgctatAGTGCGCTCTCATTTTTGAGACCGCACTATAGCACAAtgctatcattttttattaatttctctctctctctctctctctctctctctcacacacacttcTCCTCTATCACACCATCTCACCCAAGCTTCTTCGTCTCCCTCTCACCATCTCATCCAACTCTTTCACCACTGCAATCTAGAAAATACCCAGAAAATACTAGAAAGAACCCTGCTGCAATCACACagaaacccaaccaaaaaaccTAGAAAGAACCCCACTGCAATCACACAGAAACCCAacctcaaaaccaaaaaatcagcaccaaaaaatacccaaaacctcACTAAAAATACCCAGAAAATCAACtttcaaaacccagaaaatcagcttccaaaatacccaaaaaaactAGCttccaaaacccagaaaaaaaaaaaaaagaacacagaAAAACAGCttccaaaaccaagaaaatcaGCTTCCAATATACCAGAAAATGAGTTTCCAAAATACCCAGAAGGTGTGAGAAGTGATTTAGGCCGATGGAGAGAGTGAGAAGTGTTTTAGGCCGACAGAGCTTGGTGGTCAGCCATGGAGCATGGGCTTGAGAGCAGATTAGAGACATGATGCACGATTTTGAGAACAgatcagagagagggagaaggtTCTAGTCTTctatagagggagagagagacagcTTTTGGGTTTTGATAGAGGGAGAGACCGAATAAagaatagtaaataaataatatttaaatgaaatattaaaaaaaaatagaagtttttatataggttgtattgtaaaatggtgtgttatatgttataaaactgggttttgagatggtaaatgctaaattttttagaattattgatgggaatgctcttacTGTCACAGAAATAGCACTTcttttaaaaacttgatttatgtGCAAGCTTTGTAGTTGTTGTGACTTCATACTTCCTATCATGAAttcttaaaacttgatttattgCATATGCCTCATGATATGGTTCGGCCAAGGGAGAAGTATGAGTTCTTGTAACTaagaaaagtttcaaatacCTTACTCTCTTTATACAGTGGGTTATATTTAGTTcaattagtaaattattttgcTGTTAAATAAGATATTTGAGATTCAAATCTCTTTTATAGCAAAAACTAACTAGTGTCTTAACTTGATGAAAAGAACAATCATGATGGAGTAGACGCCATcgatttaaatttaaattctactctCTTTATATAATTCTATACATCTTTATATGATGTTGTTTATTACATTTATTGCATTGATTTAATGCTATATATCAACCTGGGTATAGACGAGTATATTCGTTAAATATCTCCAAATACACTTGCTTGGCCTAACATATTTCACATTTATTTGTAAATGTCTCATGATTTAAATTATCTACACATGAGAATACACTTTTACTCAGTAATTCGAtcgttatatatattttcctgcACATCTTCTTACGATGTTTCTTACTGCATCTATTGgcataaattaaattctaagtGTATTAACTCCGACGTTGAGAAATTTATATTTAGTAGCCTTGcttaatatatttcattatttcaatttcacatgccttataagttataacccAACATATCTTCTCCAATTTATTTCATACAGCTTAAAACTATTTACACATGAGAAAATTATTATTctcattaatatattattttttatatcactCATTATATTATAATGACTAACAGGTGATCTATTGACATAAGTAGTACTCAACTCGATTACCCTAAAAAGAACTCGAAACTATATATCCCCTAACTTATCAAAACACAAAGCGAATCAAAACTACAAAAAGACCCCAAAAAACCATCCAATTACTGGGAATTGTTTGCAGATTTACTGTGTGTGGATTGCCCTAACACGGGAGCAATTTCGTCTACTAGGAGTTGGTAAAGCCGCCTGCGGTAGCCTCCGTTTTGTAAAGAGTGGAACACCCAACAACCATCCAATTACTGGGAATTGTTTGCAGATTTACTGTGTGGATTGCCCTAACACCGGAGCAATTTCGTCTACTAGGAATTGGTAAAGCCGCCTGCGGGGGCCTCTGTTTTGTAAAGAGTGGAACGCCCAAATATTTTCTCAAGTCAATATTGGTTTTGGGGATTTCATGCATCGCATGCCCTATTGCACAAAAGAGAAAGTCAAGTCGTTGCACGGGGACATATAAAAAAGTCAAACAAATGAACAATTACTACTCAACTAGTTGTGCAATTAAAGGAAGTGGGCGAAATTAATAaaagtgtgagtttggatagcaTTGAGAATGAAATTTTCAGCTGTTTTGTTTGGATCTCATGCATTGTTTAAGGAACCGCAAGTTTTAAAACTGGGTTCATGATACTATTTACgtatttaacaattatttttttacgtTATCCAAACAGACGAATTAGACTAATCGAAAATGGATAAAAGTGATAAGTCGGTCAGACCTCATCTAGAACAATATTACACTGTACAAAACAACACACACCTCTCCCTCTTCTCTTCCACCTTCTTCTTATTGCCTTCTAAAGACAAGAGCTTCCAGTTGGATTCGTACACGCATACTATATTCTATAACACTATATGCaacataatttcattattattcaagttccttatatatatatttttttggtagttgaTGTTAGTGGTAGCAAAGTAGCAGAGTATTCCACAGCTATAATCCTTGTCAACAGCATCATGTTATCGACCATGGTCACTGGTAAACATCCTCAAAAACCAGCAACCACAGCCGGTGACTGCGACGATCCACTTATATCTTtgctttcttcattttcatcctcctcctcctcctcctccgctTCCCACATAAACTGCGCATATGATCCCAAAACCATGCTACATGTTTCAAAgtagtaaaatttaaattagtgTCACGATTCATTGAGATAAACTTTCTTTTAACTAAAATAACCTAACTAGATCCATCGacataaatttgattttaagaataaaaaacagACCTAACTAAttaatacaaacaaaaacaagaagtaAGTACCGTACCAGTCATGGGGGGAGGCATAAACGGCTTGATCGAAGTAAGATTTGGCTCTATCTCCATCTCTCTGTGTCTCCCATATAAGCCTTCCGTACAGAGACAATAATTCTCCATCTCCAGGACTTGCTAATATAGCTCTTCCATAATACTCTTCCGCTCTCACTGTATCTTTCACCACCTAAATTCATTTCCACAATCACAATtaaatcacctttttttttttttcttttatttaataattagcaatatatatatattcttgaagTAAGCAAGTACCTCGTGCAGGAATTTAGCGTAGTTTCGAAGCAAAAGTGAATCACCAGGATTCGACTTGACCATTTCTAAATAATATGCTGCCATCTTGCTCTTCTCTTCGTCGTTTCCGATTCCGTTATCTCCGCCACCGGATTTCCTTCCTTTATCGAATCCTCCTCCGTCAGAGAACTCTAGCTCCTCCACCGGAATTCCAATTTCCGGCCATACTCCAGCGCCGTTTGTCTTCAAACCCCGCGATCCGAGTTCGCTATCCGATACGTACTCTTCCTCGGGTATTATGGACGGAAATGATCGAGATCCGACTCCGCTCATTCTGGATATCCCGGATTCGGATCGGATCATGTCGGTTTCCGAATACGCCCTCCGCATCCCCCCGTCTCTCCGGCCATTGGTGTCCAAATGGAGAGAAACCTTCGGGGAAGTGACGGAGCTCTTCTCGCCGGTGAATACGCCGGAAATGGAGTCGTTCAGGTAGAGTGCGACTCGGGGCGAACCGGGCGATAGTAACGGGACCGAACCGGTTCTGATCAGAACAGCTTTCATTGTTGAATTGAATTGTAAACTAAacgccttttctttttttggcttttgaatAATTTGCTCACTTTCGCTGAAACGCTGAggtttaagaaatatatatataggtgatCGCGTACCGTTGGATGTGCTGACGATGTTGACTTGTGGGACGATAGAGATGGAGACACGTGTTGAGGGAGCACGTGAGCGTTGCTAAGGAATAGGCACGCCCAGTGGGGTCGGCGTTGGTGAgctttttgtgggaaaaagCGCGTACAGAagtaaaagtaaagaaaaatggGAACATTCACGAGCAGAGCGTGATTAGACTACCTTATCATGCCACGTGGAGGCTATATGGGTCCCATGTACCTCTTTTTTaacctaatttttatttttattttagaaatgtgTCTTTGTATTAggatattttttcctttcttttgtgtgtgtatttatttttcaaaaaaaaattatgaaattaactaattaaataaagaTTTGACTTATCTCTAGTAGCAAGTGgtaatgagttttaattttcagattcttcacattttatttaattaatgagtGATATGACagtttcttattaaaataaaatgagatttCTTATTAATGATTTGTAATACACCATATTTCTCctattgttaaaattttctttcacttttaaaacttttattgaaaaattttaaaatagagaaTTGTTCAAATATTGAATCTATCCTATTTTGAGTTTGTGAATTATTGAATTTCtcgttaaaattttttaaaaagacaaaaattagaaatgcaaatattcattttttgcctattatcaaacaatcaaacaattaattttttaattttatagtttagtGAGGGAATTAAATTTAATCCTATAATTTAAAGgaacaaaatataattaacccaccctatatatatgtgtgtgttcaAATAATTCACCTCCTGTGGTGAGTTCCAGATAGCTCAATTAGTATAGTCTCttatggttgtataagagatctggagttcaatctCCGTCTAtactaaaaactgattgatatcttgatctgatgataaagagttatcattaggAATGgatgtcataaattgaaactctttaaaaataaatcacctcaggaaagggtttttttttttttatagggttTTGTCTTACTCTTAATGGATTGCATTGTTAAAATAATTAACACTTCATTTATTAGCATGAATATTTGAGAATGTAGTATGTGTATGGGCGGGATCTGTTGCCCCAGATGGCCCATGGGATTGGGAACGCGTAAAAGCAATTCAGTGTGCTTCACAATACAAAGCTTAttaatgacaaaaatatttGATCATCATTTACTGACTGATATTATAGGAGATAATCATCATTCCTTGGCTTGAATGACCTGATagtaacatttatttttaaattattgtgtatgatatttatatataattgtacttctttaatttttctcttttcaataaTTGCAACTTGTAAGGGAAATGACCTCCTCCATTAGGCTTTAACACTACTAAAATTAATAGTAACTGAAAGTGATTGAATTGATTAGCATCAACTTGGATTAAGTTTCACAAAGTTTATATTATACAAAATGTTTATGGATTGCTaaacaagaataaaatataattcataGGTTTCAATTAACTTAGTTTGCCAAAGATCTTAATCTATCTTCGATTATTCTTGAAGGTGACTCGAAGATTGCTTTTGACGGTTTAAAGAGCAAAAAATATTCACTGACAGAGTACGGTCATCTGCTGGATGTGGCCAAGGAGATAGCAAATCAAATGGACTTAGTGGAATTCCAGTATCTGCAAAGACAGGCTAAGCCCATAACATTGTTAGACATGTGAAATATGTTAGCGAGTTTTCGGTGTGGATCGAGGATGTTCCTCCACAACTTATTTCTGTAATTCAAGCTGATTTGGCTAACCATCAATAAAATTACAGTGttccttcttaaaaaaaaaaaaaaaaaaaaaaaaaaaaaaaaaactagtaaagtctctcataataacatttatttttaaattattgtgtatgatatttatatataattgtacttcattaatttttctcttttcaataaTTGCAACTCCATTAGGCTTTAACACTACTAAACTTAATAGTAATTGAAAGTGATTGAATTGATTAGCACTAACTTGGATTAAGTTTCACAAAGTTTATATTATACAAAATGTTTATGGAttgccaaacaaaaataaaatataattcgTAGGTTCTAATtagcttaactagtaaagtctctgatagttatATAAAAGATTTAAGGTTCAATTTCCGCTTACgcaaaaaactgattgatgtcttagtttgatgataaagagctatcattagaaGCAGACGCTGTAAGTTGAaactcttaaaaataaaataaaatcataacatCCATTATGAATGAGTTGGGAGGAGATGGAGGAAGAAGGATTATTTtacattcaaattttcaaatacttGCTTATTTCTACTTGATTAAATATTGACTAATAGTGTGGGTTTGGATCCGCGTTTCCAAACCCAtgtttgcagttttttttttttttattaagtgaacaatactttttcacatatttaaaaattattttgttacagtgttttcaataaaaataagttgtattcaAACGGACCCAAACACACTgtagttttttcaaaaaaaaaaaaaaaaaaaggactaaaaGGCACATGGGAGGTTTAAGTTTAACTTAGAAAGAAATGATCATATAGAATTAATATTTCTAACGGGAAACAACAATTAAATAGAACTTGACTCAAATTTTTCTGATCTAAAAAAAGCCTcaaatgttttagaaatactCACTTTGCGTGTCCAGAGCATTTCTTTTATTCgcatcaaacaaaaattatgtatcaagttaaaaaaaaaaaaaaaaaaaaaaaaaaaaaggagaattgATGGAAATGGAATCGATACATATTGCAtaaaaatatcttcttctttttatttatttatttttttttaaatttatctaacAGTTGTGGctacatatattttattatattatattaattattgacgtccaaacaaacaatataaaaattgagGCATAAAGGCATTCTTATCTTTTCTTAAACATATCTGATTGGGTAAATTAAATGAATGGATAAATAAAACCCACGTTCCCAAAACCAGGGCTCCACTAGTGAAAAAGAGGTACCGGAGCAAATGGTTTTGGTCGTTTCGATGTTCCCATGCTGTTTCTATACTAGCCAAGGAAattacaactatttggccctaTGCATCATTGTTTTGTGACTAAAATAACAGTCTTAGTTTTTGCtttatagtatataataaaaaagacaatTATTGATTTGTATTGTAATACTTATGTaagatttatattataaattaataaaaaatcatgttaacGGATGTCTTTagaaaaattgttaataaatcataatagaaaacttttgatattacttttataaaaaatataaaaagccacTAATAACATTTATCgttttatcattttacaattgttaataaatcataataaaaaagttttgacgctactttcatggaaaatataaaaaattgctaACAACATTTATCGTTTTAtcatttgttcaataaaaaatttatgaaaatagttCTTAAACCAATGcccattttatataaaaatatacaatattatacatattttatttagttcataacctaaagaaaaatacaatttaaattaataatttttcagaGAAAAGATTCCTGAAGTCCCAAAATTGAGTTCCATCTCCTTTGCCTCTTCTTCCACTTATGCTTTGCATTATTCGTACATTGTATTTGTACTTGCTCTCAATTCTCAGCATTACTGCCTTctcacaaacaaacaaaaaaagaataaaaaaagggtCTAGTGACATGGGATGGGGACCACCTGATTCACGTGATACCACGTGTGGACTCTTAAATGGAATCCACGTGGAGAGTTCGGCACGTGATTTCTCATGTGCGAAATTTTCACTTCACGCCATGTGGCATAAATTCTACGAATGACACTTGGATTCTGAACTGCCTCATAACACCTCTTTCAATGTTTTTCAGACTACCTTCATTCACAggaatcaaataaaaatgagtgGAGACTGGAGAACACTCAAACACCGTACATTAATTGATGATGATGAGCAACTAGAAAAAAAAGATCAAGATGGAGAAGCAAAATTTGCAATGAGCtaggaaataaaaaagttttgattcCTTCAAATATCAAGGGCGGTTTTTGTTTTGGGCAAAAAGTGATGGTCATTGTCTCTCTCtacacaattttagattttatgtattaaatattagattttagtaatgaatttatttgaaagactacttattattattttaattttgttagacaaagtaataaagaattTGTTCACCTTCTACTCATGTGggagattgaaaatttttaaagtgTCGCAGATAAAGTAAAACACGTAAACAAAGTGCACAACAATTTAAGAGAAGATAATATGGACCAAGTGTATGTTTGGTATGTACAATGGAATAGATTTTATTGATTGAGATTTCGTGTAATAGTCTATTGCACCATATAATATCTctcacatcatttttattttttctaaatttttaattttttttaaactttcaacttttttacttttttaacttTCTTGATCCAATGGTTGGTATCAAAAGttaattttgtaacttttaATCTGAATCATTGAGAATGTATTGCATGGTATAATAGCCATAGCTATTGCATGGTATAATAGCCCTAGCTATTGCACGCTATTGCACCAGATCTCAATCCTAGATTCTATAATGTAATAGCTATTTATTAGGAATGAAGAACCATTCGGttgtttgattatgtttttattacaaataatagtcattccttaccaaaatgaagaataagggcATGTTTAGTAGACTGCAATAGacgttgtaatgtaatagttattcttatggtttagttattctttagtttggttatatttttattacaaggaatagtcattccttatgaataactattctttaaaatgaggaataattattcctctttaaaaggtGGTATTAGTTATTTCTTAGTAAgtgtaataatttcaaaacttaatatatttctaaataaataaactttccatatacatctaacaattataaaaataaaaaatcataaaaaataacacatatctctcttaaatttaaaaataacaatttttaaggagatataattgtatgagtaagatatttcttaaaataaatgttaagtttcattctaatgttataactcataaccaaaataatgaatatgtttagttattacattacaacacactttattactagtaataaagattataaTTCCAGTCGTAATCCTCATTCAGtataccaaacgtaccctaacTGTTTCCTACCAAAATGATTataataactattctttaacCTGTATACAAAAGTAAAATTCCTAAAAGACTTCCAACCCCAATAACTGTCTCTCCCTCTCATGAatcaattcacaatttttttacttctttttttggcttCGTTATTctccatgttaatttttttttcccactattATTCTCACCGTTGGTTCAGCATTCAAAGCTCAATAATGTGAAAAGAGTCAAAAGAACCCACTGTGCTAGCATGTTCTTTGTTATGATttggtattaaaattttgaaaattataaattctatttagtttttatattgtttgtatttataACTTGGTATCTATATGTTGTGATAAAAATAACTATATtgatattatcaattttttatatttattaagattaatttataaaaataatactaatcaattaatcatatatatatatatatatatatatatatatttcaagttctattaaaattgttgtttcctGTTAGAAATATTAATTCTATATGATCATTTCTTTCTAAGTTAAACTAAAACCTCCCATGTGCCTTTTAgtccattttttttgtttgataaactACAGTGTGTTAAATAATAGTCAGTTTTTCTGCAAAGTAGACTATCAGTCAATATTCAATCAAGTAGAAATAAGcaagtatttgaaattttgaacgAAAAATAATCCTTCTTCCTCCATCCACTCCCAACTCATTCATAATGGATcttatggttttattttattcttgtttAGCAACCTATAAACATtttgtataatataaaatttgtgaaacTTAATCCAAGTTAGTGCTAATCAATTCAATCACTTTCAGTTACTATTAATTTTAACGGTGTTAAAGCCTAAAGGAGGTCATTTTCCTTACAAGTTGCAAttattgaaaagagaaaaattaatgaGGTACAgtcatatataaatttcatacacaataatttaaaaataaatgttactGTCAGGTCATTCAAGCCAAGGAATGATGATTATCTCCTATAATATCAATCAGTAAATGAcggtaaaatatttttgtcaacAAGCTTTGTATTGTGAAGCACACTGAATTGCTTTTACGCGTTCCCAATCCCATGGACCATCTGGGGCAACAGACATACACATGCTAGATTCTCAAATATTCGTGCTAATAAATAAAGTGTAAATTATTTTAACAATGCAATCCATTAAGAGTAAGACAAAacccttaaataaaaaataaaaaaaagcctAGGAGGTGAATTatttgaacatatatatatatatatatatatgtaaggacacatTTTGGTTCTTAAGTCCAAAAGGTAAAAGGATTTAAGCTCAAAGATTCCAACACaaagaatttgtagagagtgtgctgaaaactaaatttcaatgagttggacaacaatTATAATGGGTTAAAGAtgacaagaaaacaaagataaacAAGTTTTGTGCAAAGAAAATCTTCCTCGGCAATGTCTGAGGAGAgtagttcttgtatatatttctcttagacTTGATTACAATTATAGTTCTTATTCCTACAGTGTTTTCTCCACGGATTCTCCGATCCCCCCCTTGTAATGGGGTCTTTCTTCCTTATATTCTCCTGTTTTGCTTCATCTCCACTCTCCGCATGTAGGTCAAGTTGCTTGCTTTcatccttgtcccatcagtaCCTTCCTGAAGTTTTTGGgggtagctgtaaggttgaatatcactgttcaggtatcatctccacattaatgcggccagagagttagttgcagagcatttaatgcagtATTAGCAgcttctcttagatatttcttagcTTCCCTTTGTCCCATTCCCTCCTGACGTTTATCCTTATCGGTAGAATCGTCCGGGGTGCTGCTCTTAATGACAGAACAAACCTTCTGACCTCTGTTTTGCTTAGCCGATGAGGCATTTCTCCTCGGACTACCTTCCCAAACCTTTATGGCCAGAATCCTTCCATACCCTACTAATTTGTATGTCTTAGCTAATGTCTAACTGTCCTCGGATTGTTGAACatcctcggacaaggcccacGGCCCAATATACACCCTTGGGCCTCCcatccccaca
The sequence above is drawn from the Quercus lobata isolate SW786 chromosome 12, ValleyOak3.0 Primary Assembly, whole genome shotgun sequence genome and encodes:
- the LOC115971817 gene encoding uncharacterized protein LOC115971817, yielding MKAVLIRTGSVPLLSPGSPRVALYLNDSISGVFTGEKSSVTSPKVSLHLDTNGRRDGGMRRAYSETDMIRSESGISRMSGVGSRSFPSIIPEEEYVSDSELGSRGLKTNGAGVWPEIGIPVEELEFSDGGGFDKGRKSGGGDNGIGNDEEKSKMAAYYLEMVKSNPGDSLLLRNYAKFLHEVVKDTVRAEEYYGRAILASPGDGELLSLYGRLIWETQRDGDRAKSYFDQAVYASPHDCMVLGSYAQFMWEAEEEEEEDENEESKDISGSSQSPAVVAGF